The following are encoded together in the Pedobacter sp. D749 genome:
- a CDS encoding cystathionine gamma-synthase, with product MKFATKAIHAGQEPDPTTGAVMTPIYQTSTYWQKSPGDNKGYEYSRGTNPTRKALEDCLAALENAKYGLAFSSGMGATDAVLKLLQPGDEVITGNDLYGGSYRIFTKIYTKYGIKFHFLDLSKPENMLPYINDKTKLVWIETPTNPTMQIIDIEGVAKITKEKNLILTVDNTFASPYLQNPIDLGADIVMHSVTKYIGGHSDVVMGALVTNDEQLYKDLWFIYNACGATPGPQDAFLVLRGIKTLHLRMKAHCENGERIAHYLKTHPKVDKIYWPGFEDHPNHDVAKKQMRGFGGMISITLKGADLEETFRISSNFKVFTLAESLGGVESLINHPATMTHGSIPKEEREKVGVTDNLLRLSVGVEDIDDLLEDLEKALA from the coding sequence ATGAAATTCGCAACTAAAGCCATCCATGCAGGCCAGGAGCCTGATCCAACAACAGGTGCTGTAATGACACCCATATATCAAACCTCTACCTATTGGCAAAAATCTCCCGGAGATAACAAAGGGTACGAGTATTCGAGAGGGACCAATCCAACGCGTAAAGCTTTGGAAGATTGTTTGGCTGCTTTGGAAAATGCTAAATATGGTTTGGCATTTTCGAGTGGAATGGGTGCTACGGATGCTGTACTAAAATTATTGCAGCCAGGTGATGAAGTAATTACCGGAAATGACCTTTATGGTGGTTCTTACCGTATTTTTACTAAAATATATACCAAATACGGAATTAAATTTCATTTTCTGGATCTTTCTAAACCAGAGAATATGCTGCCGTACATTAACGATAAAACGAAACTGGTATGGATTGAAACGCCAACCAACCCAACCATGCAGATTATCGACATTGAAGGGGTAGCAAAAATCACTAAAGAGAAAAATTTAATCCTAACGGTTGACAATACTTTTGCTTCGCCATATCTGCAAAACCCTATCGATTTAGGTGCTGATATTGTGATGCACTCGGTAACCAAATATATTGGCGGTCACTCTGATGTGGTAATGGGCGCTTTGGTAACCAATGATGAGCAATTGTATAAAGACCTTTGGTTTATTTACAATGCTTGCGGTGCAACGCCAGGTCCGCAAGATGCTTTTTTGGTTTTGAGAGGGATTAAAACACTTCATTTAAGGATGAAAGCACATTGCGAAAACGGCGAACGCATTGCGCACTATTTAAAAACACATCCAAAAGTTGATAAAATCTATTGGCCGGGTTTCGAAGATCATCCTAACCATGATGTAGCTAAAAAACAGATGCGTGGCTTTGGAGGTATGATTTCGATTACCTTGAAAGGCGCTGATCTGGAAGAAACATTTAGGATCTCCTCTAATTTTAAGGTGTTTACCCTTGCCGAATCTTTAGGTGGGGTAGAATCACTGATCAATCACCCGGCTACTATGACACATGGTTCTATTCCGAAAGAGGAAAGAGAAAAAGTTGGTGTTACCGATAACTTACTTCGTTTAAGTGTTGGGGTAGAAGATATCGATGATCTTTTAGAAGACCTGGAAAAGGCATTGGCATAA
- a CDS encoding OmpP1/FadL family transporter, whose protein sequence is MKKIILASLVATVAAMGTTYAQSYAPDAFRFSQTNYGSSARFKGMGGAQIGVGGDIGSINANPAGLGLFTKSEFSITPEFNSVSNNSGYLGNNTKANKSQINLNNIGAVFYSPAAKMKGSDVDKGLVSTVFGLSYTRNNDFLNNISYNGTNTNSSIRDSYVDQANNSGITNSIAGDAYNSFLINKNTPTFPNKFSAEPYNNANFKQNWDEARLGSTSEFNVAGALNFGNKVYLGATASFVNVKYTSDATFTESGVVNSYNDGDAVPTYNGNENYSLNHFRNQETKGGGFNLKLGAIFRPVSELRIGLNFQTPTWMNIEDNTSETLQATTAGNANTGPTQSNNPTQYYSFTYNLRTPLKASAGISYVIAGTALISADVDYVDYSSMRFSASNGSDPSTINDNNAFIKASYKEAVNYRVGAEVKVTNELSLRAGYGVNGNGVKGGDNKFYQGQYYTGGLGYRIDNYYFDVAYQNYKTNFSSSPYLLDDYTEPVADVKSKRNNVFLTFGVRF, encoded by the coding sequence ATGAAAAAAATCATCCTGGCTTCTCTAGTAGCTACAGTAGCTGCTATGGGAACAACATATGCCCAAAGTTATGCACCCGATGCGTTCCGTTTTTCGCAAACCAATTATGGAAGTTCGGCAAGGTTTAAAGGAATGGGCGGCGCACAAATTGGTGTTGGTGGCGATATTGGTTCAATTAATGCTAACCCTGCGGGTTTAGGTTTATTTACCAAATCGGAATTTAGCATTACTCCAGAATTTAATTCAGTATCGAATAATAGCGGATATTTAGGGAATAATACTAAAGCTAATAAAAGTCAGATTAATCTGAACAATATTGGTGCAGTGTTTTACAGCCCTGCTGCCAAAATGAAAGGATCTGATGTAGATAAAGGTTTAGTGAGTACAGTATTTGGGTTAAGCTATACCCGCAATAACGATTTTTTAAATAACATCAGTTACAACGGTACCAATACAAACAGCTCGATCAGGGATTCTTACGTAGATCAGGCCAATAATTCTGGCATAACAAACAGCATCGCAGGCGATGCTTACAACAGTTTTTTAATTAATAAAAACACGCCTACTTTTCCAAATAAATTTTCTGCAGAACCCTATAACAATGCTAATTTTAAACAAAACTGGGATGAAGCACGTTTAGGTTCTACCTCAGAATTTAACGTAGCAGGGGCATTAAATTTTGGTAACAAAGTATATCTTGGTGCAACAGCCAGTTTTGTGAATGTGAAATATACCAGCGATGCTACTTTCACAGAATCAGGTGTGGTTAACTCGTATAATGATGGTGATGCGGTGCCTACATACAATGGAAATGAAAATTACAGTCTTAACCACTTTAGAAACCAGGAAACTAAAGGCGGTGGATTCAATTTAAAATTAGGTGCTATTTTCAGACCGGTTAGTGAGTTAAGGATTGGTTTGAATTTCCAAACACCAACCTGGATGAACATTGAAGACAATACCAGTGAGACTTTACAGGCTACTACTGCCGGAAATGCTAATACCGGACCAACCCAATCGAACAATCCAACTCAATATTATTCATTTACTTACAATTTGCGTACACCGTTAAAAGCTTCTGCAGGTATCAGTTATGTAATTGCAGGTACTGCATTAATATCTGCTGATGTGGATTATGTAGATTATTCTTCAATGCGTTTTTCAGCTTCTAATGGCTCGGATCCATCAACAATAAACGACAATAATGCTTTTATCAAAGCGTCGTATAAAGAAGCTGTTAATTATAGAGTTGGTGCAGAAGTAAAAGTAACCAACGAATTAAGCTTACGTGCAGGTTACGGTGTAAATGGAAACGGCGTTAAAGGTGGAGATAATAAGTTTTACCAGGGTCAGTACTATACTGGAGGGCTTGGATATCGTATTGATAACTATTATTTCGACGTAGCTTATCAGAACTATAAAACTAATTTCAGTTCGAGTCCATATCTGCTAGACGATTATACAGAACCTGTTGCAGATGTTAAAAGTAAAAGGAACAATGTATTCTTAACTTTCGGTGTGAGATTTTAA
- a CDS encoding SusD/RagB family nutrient-binding outer membrane lipoprotein — protein MKKIYFILSFAFMMAFAGCKKYIDVNYDPNRPIDVKESLMLPPVQMLISQSINASGDGNLSVVLQQYLQVMALNQVAPNFGTYQMYNIDMDGDWNNVYVRTLNNLNLLKIKAAANGNFNYGAIAKILTAYTLGYATDAWGDLPYTQAFLGVTQPTPKYDSQQQIYVQIQALLDDGIADIAKNANIKPGSDDYIYAGDMAKWRKLAYTLKARYYMHLSKAPGNTASAQAQLALTALTNGMQSNDDDAKIAFGGAAGAENPWQQNFLPGTTFVLANTFVDAFTTRNDPRLSKMVKPAKQTGLYTGRQIGLDEIGSLEAYSIPADFYAGANANNYLVNYTEALFIKAEATLVVSGFAAAQPFYQDGIKQHMTKVGVSATDMDTYIASRGTLSSTNALRLIMEEKSVANFLNAENYTDWRRTGFPTLTKVKNALSEIPRRVLYPNSEITANPQPQQKAKITDRLWWDVN, from the coding sequence ATGAAAAAGATATATTTCATTTTAAGTTTTGCATTTATGATGGCTTTTGCCGGGTGCAAAAAATACATAGATGTTAACTATGACCCCAACAGACCGATAGATGTTAAAGAATCGCTCATGCTGCCACCAGTACAGATGCTGATCTCCCAGAGCATCAATGCATCCGGTGATGGGAATTTAAGTGTAGTGCTTCAGCAATACCTGCAGGTAATGGCTCTGAACCAGGTAGCACCAAACTTCGGTACTTATCAGATGTACAATATTGACATGGATGGAGACTGGAATAATGTGTATGTAAGAACATTAAACAACCTTAATTTATTAAAGATTAAAGCTGCTGCCAATGGCAATTTTAATTACGGTGCCATTGCTAAAATTCTTACAGCTTATACTTTGGGCTATGCAACAGATGCATGGGGAGATCTTCCTTACACTCAGGCTTTTTTAGGCGTAACACAGCCAACCCCGAAGTATGATAGTCAGCAGCAGATTTATGTTCAGATTCAGGCTTTATTGGATGATGGGATAGCTGATATTGCTAAAAATGCCAACATTAAACCAGGAAGCGACGATTACATTTATGCTGGCGATATGGCAAAGTGGAGAAAATTGGCTTATACTTTAAAAGCACGTTATTACATGCACCTGAGTAAAGCACCAGGAAATACAGCTTCTGCGCAGGCACAGCTGGCTTTGACTGCATTAACTAATGGTATGCAAAGCAACGATGATGATGCTAAAATTGCTTTCGGTGGTGCAGCGGGGGCAGAGAATCCATGGCAGCAGAATTTTTTACCAGGTACTACATTTGTGCTGGCCAACACCTTTGTTGATGCTTTTACTACCAGAAACGATCCAAGATTAAGCAAAATGGTTAAACCCGCCAAACAAACCGGTTTATATACGGGGCGGCAGATTGGTTTAGACGAAATTGGAAGTCTGGAGGCTTACTCAATCCCTGCCGATTTTTACGCAGGTGCCAATGCCAATAATTACCTGGTAAATTACACCGAGGCATTATTCATAAAAGCCGAAGCCACACTGGTAGTATCAGGTTTTGCAGCTGCACAACCTTTTTATCAGGATGGTATTAAACAGCACATGACTAAGGTAGGGGTGAGCGCAACTGATATGGATACCTACATTGCTTCGCGTGGAACACTCAGCAGTACAAATGCACTCCGTTTAATTATGGAAGAAAAGTCGGTTGCTAACTTTCTTAATGCTGAAAATTATACAGATTGGCGCCGTACCGGATTCCCGACTTTAACTAAAGTTAAAAATGCACTCTCTGAAATTCCAAGAAGGGTACTTTATCCAAATAGCGAAATTACAGCAAACCCACAACCGCAACAAAAGGCTAAAATTACCGATAGGTTATGGTGGGATGTTAATTAA
- the proS gene encoding proline--tRNA ligase, with translation MSKEITSREADYSQWYNDIVLKADLAEHSAVRGCMVIKPNGYAIWEKMQAILDKMFKDTGHQNAYFPLFIPKSFFSKEASHVEGFATECAVVTHYRLKNDGNGNIVVDETAKLEEELIVRPTSETIIWNTYKGWIQSYRDLPILINQWANVVRWEMRTRLFLRTAEFLWQEGHTAHATAEEAIEETERMLHIYADFAENWLAVPVIRGRKSPNERFAGALDTYCIEALMQDGKALQAGTSHFLGQNFAKAFDVKFTGKDGKLDHVWATSWGVSTRLMGALIMAHSDDSGLIIPPKLAPIQVVIVPIYKGDEDLAKISTYVNELTMRLKGLGVSVKYDDRDTQRPGFKFADYELKGVPIRIAIGGRDLENKTVEIARRDTKLKQTIPQEGLDIYIVKLLEDIQQSMFNKALAYRDEHITEANSYEEFQELLDTKAGFISAHWDGTPETEQKIKEETKATIRCIPLDNKLEDGVCIYSGKPSIQRVLFARAY, from the coding sequence ATGAGCAAAGAAATTACAAGTAGAGAAGCCGATTATTCCCAGTGGTATAATGATATTGTGTTAAAAGCAGATTTAGCAGAGCACTCTGCTGTGCGTGGTTGCATGGTTATAAAGCCAAATGGCTATGCTATATGGGAAAAAATGCAGGCAATACTGGATAAAATGTTTAAGGATACAGGGCATCAAAATGCCTACTTTCCATTATTCATCCCAAAGTCATTTTTCTCTAAGGAAGCCTCTCATGTTGAGGGGTTTGCGACAGAATGTGCAGTTGTAACACATTACCGGTTAAAAAATGACGGTAATGGAAATATCGTAGTTGATGAAACTGCCAAATTGGAAGAAGAATTAATTGTTCGCCCTACATCTGAAACCATCATTTGGAATACTTATAAAGGCTGGATCCAGTCATACCGTGATTTACCCATACTCATCAATCAATGGGCCAATGTGGTAAGATGGGAAATGCGCACCAGATTGTTTCTGCGTACTGCCGAATTTTTGTGGCAAGAAGGGCATACTGCACATGCTACAGCTGAAGAGGCAATTGAGGAAACAGAACGTATGTTGCATATCTACGCCGATTTTGCCGAAAACTGGTTAGCCGTTCCAGTTATCAGGGGACGTAAATCGCCAAATGAACGCTTTGCAGGAGCTTTAGATACTTATTGTATTGAGGCTTTAATGCAGGATGGTAAAGCTTTACAAGCAGGAACATCTCACTTTTTAGGTCAGAATTTTGCAAAAGCCTTTGATGTTAAATTTACAGGTAAAGATGGAAAATTAGATCATGTTTGGGCTACTTCGTGGGGCGTTTCTACACGTTTAATGGGGGCATTAATTATGGCTCACAGTGATGATTCAGGATTGATTATTCCACCAAAACTGGCACCAATTCAGGTGGTTATTGTTCCGATTTATAAAGGGGATGAAGATTTAGCCAAAATATCAACTTATGTAAATGAATTAACCATGCGTTTAAAAGGATTAGGCGTTTCGGTGAAATATGATGACAGGGATACACAACGCCCGGGATTTAAATTTGCTGACTATGAACTAAAAGGTGTGCCGATCCGTATAGCAATAGGTGGCCGTGATTTGGAGAATAAAACGGTAGAAATTGCCCGCAGGGATACCAAATTAAAGCAGACCATACCTCAGGAAGGATTGGATATTTACATCGTAAAACTGTTGGAAGATATTCAGCAAAGTATGTTCAACAAAGCATTAGCTTATCGTGATGAGCATATTACTGAAGCTAACAGTTACGAAGAGTTTCAGGAATTGTTAGATACAAAAGCTGGTTTTATTTCAGCACATTGGGACGGAACGCCAGAAACGGAACAAAAAATAAAAGAAGAAACGAAAGCAACGATACGTTGTATTCCTTTAGATAATAAACTGGAAGATGGGGTTTGTATTTATTCAGGCAAACCATCGATCCAGAGAGTGTTGTTTGCAAGAGCTTATTAG
- a CDS encoding response regulator transcription factor, which yields MKTKNAVSTFTVLIADDHEIIRRGLKGLISDFWPGVEIIHASTLEQALVEVEKSPSLIIIDVNLPGGNNLKVIDQIKLVQPNAKILVFSSLNENIYAVPYLKSGASGYLTKNAEESEIVTAITTILAGSRYSSRNVKENMFNSILGNDADNPFTKLSGRELEVAELLTKGIGVLEISNQLKLQMGTVSTYKLRLFQKLKIKSIIELAEKMSIYER from the coding sequence ATGAAAACAAAAAATGCCGTAAGTACTTTCACCGTACTCATCGCTGATGATCATGAAATCATCCGGCGTGGATTAAAAGGTTTAATATCAGACTTTTGGCCTGGTGTTGAAATCATTCATGCATCTACTTTAGAGCAGGCGCTTGTAGAAGTAGAAAAATCACCAAGTTTAATCATAATTGATGTAAACTTGCCCGGAGGTAACAACCTTAAGGTAATCGATCAAATTAAGTTGGTTCAGCCCAATGCTAAAATCCTGGTGTTTTCTTCTTTAAATGAAAATATTTATGCTGTTCCTTATTTAAAATCGGGTGCTTCTGGTTACCTGACCAAAAATGCTGAAGAATCGGAGATTGTGACTGCAATTACTACAATTTTAGCTGGTAGCCGCTACTCAAGCCGAAATGTTAAAGAGAATATGTTCAACAGCATATTAGGTAATGATGCCGATAATCCTTTTACTAAACTTTCAGGCAGAGAACTTGAAGTGGCAGAACTTTTAACAAAAGGTATTGGCGTATTGGAAATTTCTAATCAGTTAAAGCTTCAAATGGGTACCGTAAGTACATATAAATTGAGACTTTTTCAAAAGTTGAAAATAAAAAGCATTATAGAACTAGCTGAAAAGATGAGTATTTACGAAAGATAA
- a CDS encoding TIGR02757 family protein translates to MQFLELKNFLDSKVEQYNQPNFIANDPVCIPHLFEKKQDIEISGFFAAVLAWGQRKTIINKCGELLDRMDNAPYDFVLNHSDDDLKRLLNFKHRTFNDTDLLYFISFFKQHYENFESLEQAFIPKQDIYRAEYLEISSTERSIEVSSEVCYTADLNFSIEQALNHFRSYFFSLEDFPHRTRKHISSPQQKSTCKRLNMFLRWMVRTDNKGVDFGIWNTLNPKDLICPCDVHVDRVGRLLGLINRKQTDWLTAVELTTHLRAFDPLDPVKYDFALFGLGVEKEF, encoded by the coding sequence ATGCAATTTCTGGAGCTGAAGAATTTTCTTGATAGCAAAGTTGAACAATATAACCAGCCTAATTTTATAGCAAACGATCCGGTTTGTATTCCGCATCTTTTTGAGAAAAAGCAGGATATTGAAATTTCGGGTTTTTTTGCTGCGGTTTTGGCCTGGGGGCAACGGAAAACAATTATCAATAAATGCGGGGAGTTGCTTGACAGGATGGATAATGCACCGTACGATTTTGTGCTAAACCATAGTGATGATGATTTAAAGCGTTTGCTGAATTTTAAACACCGCACCTTTAACGATACGGATCTGCTTTATTTTATTTCGTTTTTTAAACAGCATTATGAAAATTTCGAAAGCCTGGAGCAGGCTTTTATTCCCAAACAGGATATTTATAGAGCGGAATACCTGGAGATTTCTTCAACAGAGCGAAGCATAGAGGTTTCTTCTGAAGTTTGTTACACCGCCGATCTTAATTTTTCAATAGAGCAGGCATTGAACCATTTCAGGTCCTATTTCTTCTCCTTGGAAGATTTTCCGCACCGTACCAGGAAACATATCTCTTCGCCGCAACAAAAATCGACCTGCAAACGCTTGAACATGTTTTTAAGGTGGATGGTAAGAACTGATAATAAAGGTGTCGATTTTGGGATCTGGAATACGCTAAACCCTAAAGATCTGATTTGCCCATGTGACGTGCACGTAGACAGGGTTGGGCGCTTGCTCGGTCTCATTAACCGGAAGCAAACGGATTGGTTAACCGCCGTAGAACTAACCACCCATTTAAGAGCGTTTGATCCTTTAGATCCGGTTAAATATGACTTTGCTTTATTTGGTCTTGGTGTTGAAAAGGAGTTTTAA
- the dinB gene encoding DNA polymerase IV has product MDKERQIIHMDQDAFFVSVEIRKNPRLLGKPVIIGGGGDRGVVASCSYEARQYGIHSAMPGRTAKLLCPQAIFLKGDMEEYSKASHEITEIIADKVPLFEKASIDEHYIDMTGMDRFFGCMKFASELRQTLIKEMKLPISFGLSINKTVAKIATNESKPGGERQVTFPELRPFLDPLAIHKIPGIGHATYKKLSEMGVREILTLTQIPQQLMFKILGQHGLSLWQKANGIDLSPVVPYRERKSIGTQATFESDTMDMAKLKAIITGMVSGLTFQLRNQKKLTACITVTVRYTNFETVTQQERIPYTSLDSFLISKAHNLFEKVYSKRMLLRLVGVKLSHLVSGYEQIGLYDIAEEEYSLCQAMDKVRNSYGAEAVVKASIVTQPPRDEKGKIIKYNPRKKKILIENQTEEEPEVRKRSKIRSFMSEKGITGTKSYE; this is encoded by the coding sequence ATGGATAAAGAAAGGCAGATTATTCATATGGATCAGGATGCATTTTTTGTGTCTGTAGAAATCAGAAAAAATCCCAGGTTGTTGGGTAAACCCGTAATTATCGGTGGCGGCGGCGATAGGGGAGTGGTAGCTTCGTGCAGTTACGAGGCACGTCAGTACGGCATACATTCTGCGATGCCTGGCAGGACGGCAAAATTACTGTGCCCCCAGGCTATATTTTTAAAAGGCGATATGGAGGAATATTCCAAAGCATCGCACGAGATTACTGAGATTATTGCCGATAAAGTTCCTCTTTTCGAAAAAGCCAGTATTGATGAGCATTATATCGATATGACGGGTATGGATCGCTTTTTTGGCTGTATGAAATTCGCATCAGAACTCAGGCAAACCCTTATTAAAGAGATGAAATTGCCCATTTCTTTTGGTTTGTCGATCAATAAAACCGTAGCCAAAATAGCCACCAACGAATCTAAACCCGGTGGCGAACGACAGGTTACTTTTCCTGAATTGCGGCCCTTTCTTGATCCCCTGGCTATTCATAAAATTCCGGGTATTGGCCATGCTACCTATAAAAAATTAAGCGAAATGGGTGTTCGTGAAATCCTTACGCTTACGCAGATTCCACAACAGCTCATGTTTAAAATTTTAGGGCAACATGGTTTAAGTTTGTGGCAAAAAGCAAACGGGATCGATCTTTCGCCGGTGGTGCCTTACCGCGAAAGAAAATCAATCGGTACACAGGCCACGTTCGAAAGTGATACCATGGATATGGCTAAATTGAAGGCTATTATAACCGGAATGGTTAGCGGACTAACCTTTCAACTGCGTAATCAGAAAAAACTAACTGCCTGCATTACGGTAACTGTGCGTTACACCAATTTCGAAACCGTTACCCAGCAGGAGCGAATTCCTTATACTTCGCTTGATTCATTTCTAATCAGCAAAGCACATAACCTGTTCGAAAAGGTATATTCAAAACGGATGCTGTTGCGCTTGGTGGGTGTAAAACTTTCGCACCTGGTGAGTGGTTACGAACAGATTGGTTTATATGATATCGCCGAAGAAGAATATAGTCTTTGCCAGGCCATGGATAAGGTGCGTAACAGTTATGGTGCCGAAGCTGTAGTAAAAGCCTCTATTGTTACCCAACCACCCCGCGATGAAAAAGGAAAAATAATTAAGTACAATCCCCGTAAAAAGAAAATTTTAATCGAAAACCAAACAGAAGAAGAGCCGGAAGTAAGGAAACGTTCGAAAATCAGAAGTTTTATGAGCGAAAAAGGAATAACAGGTACCAAATCTTACGAGTAG
- a CDS encoding Crp/Fnr family transcriptional regulator, protein MIAVNLSDEERWKEYNNFSPLIDVFKKFHPLNDEIERRINQHTFPISYKKNKYLLSPVDRNKFLFLIVKGVVRGFIKDGSTEITTWISKENEVVGTIRNLWGEGDSEEYLQALEDVDLIAIPHVLSDYLFENFTEANIVGRKMMELYYRSAEERAYLCRISSAEKRYKRFLASFPDLINRVSLKHIASFLAIRLETLSRIRAKL, encoded by the coding sequence ATGATCGCAGTTAACTTGTCTGATGAGGAGAGGTGGAAGGAATACAATAATTTTTCACCTTTAATTGATGTTTTTAAAAAGTTTCATCCACTAAATGATGAAATAGAAAGGCGGATTAACCAACATACATTTCCCATTAGTTATAAGAAGAATAAATACCTGCTTTCGCCAGTTGACCGCAATAAATTCTTGTTTTTGATTGTAAAAGGGGTGGTAAGGGGATTTATAAAAGATGGAAGCACGGAAATTACCACCTGGATTTCAAAAGAAAACGAAGTGGTAGGAACGATACGTAATTTATGGGGGGAAGGCGATTCGGAAGAGTATTTGCAGGCATTGGAAGATGTAGATTTAATTGCTATTCCGCATGTTTTATCAGATTACCTGTTTGAAAACTTCACTGAAGCCAACATTGTAGGCAGGAAAATGATGGAGTTATATTACCGCTCGGCAGAGGAGCGTGCTTATCTTTGTAGAATTTCTTCTGCTGAAAAAAGATATAAACGATTCCTGGCTTCTTTCCCTGACCTGATAAACCGCGTTTCTTTAAAACACATTGCATCTTTTCTGGCCATCAGGCTGGAAACACTCAGTCGTATCCGGGCTAAGCTCTAA